Genomic DNA from Alkalihalobacterium alkalinitrilicum:
AGACACTAGTGTTGCATAAAACTGCATTCTATAAGTTAGAATATTCTGTATTTTGCACTTCGTGGCAAATGAGCTAAAAAGACAACACCAAGCGAAAGGTGGTACTGTCCATTTGGTAAAATTATACATTTAGTTCTTAAGTGACGGTCAGCTAGTAAAGTTCTTACGGAATCCCTTTGGGACTAATATAACTGAACCATACATGGACTGGCCGCCATAAAGTTCTCTTCAACCATCGAGTGATCTGTAAAAGTGTTTGCTTACTTTTGATTTCTAGTTGGATAAGTACACTAAGGCAGTACGTAATCAGTCCTAAAAACAGTTGATTGTGAACTGCTTCTTCACTATAACCAAAAAAAGTTTTAATTTTTACGTGCTGTTTTAACTATTTGAAAAAGAGCTCAATTGCCCACCTTGAACGGTATAGATCTCCAATTTCTTCAGCTGTTAAATCGAAGCGATTGGTAATCAAGCGTAGTAATTGTCCTTTTGAATCAACGGTTTCAATAATACGAAACACATTTTCACATCGCTTTTGTGTTGTGCCGATATAGGCCATTTTGTCTGATGTTACTGGGCTACCTTCTGGAATGTTAAACGTTTCAATCTCTCGAATAACTGCGTTTTTCTTTAGTCTGGATAGGAAAAAGATACCATCATCTGTATAACGATCAAATCGTTCATAATCAACATACCCGCGGTCAAACACGTACATGGCGTCTTTATCATCAACGAGTATTTCAAGTTGGTTTCGGTCGTGTTCCGAAGCATCTGTGATAATGGCTTTTTCTGGGTATGCCAATTCCTGATCCACGTAAACTAACCTAAGGTGAAGTTTTACGCCAGCTTTAGTCTTTCGAAATTTGGCCCACTGACAACGAGTAAGATTGAGTGGCATCGTACTAGAGTCAATGATTTTAATCGGTCGGNNNNNNNNNNTATACGAGCTTCTTTGTGTACTTATCAAGTTGATACTTTTCAACTTGTTCATCAACAAGTTTTATATTTATGGGCGCAACCCATTTACCAAATGAAGATAATCGTGTATTCTTGTCCATAGCTGATATCCTTTACTTTTGGATTTGGACAGGAACCACCTGTACTTCCATTGTAAAGGATTTTTTTGTATCCAAATCAATCAATAATTGAAGATTTATAGTATTTTAAATATTTCGTTCCTTTTAATGCAACACTAGTGTACAAAAGAGAATAAATTAAAAGTAATCGACCACGTATGGTCCCGTACACGAAATGACCCACAGCCTATGAGACTATTTCAACAATTAAAACATTTAGGTCTTCTTAAGGTGTTTTCAAGACAAGTAAAAAAAATTGATACTAAAACTTATAAAAAGTGGAAAACAACTATTCAATCCTTATAGTAGTATTGAATACTTTATCAATAACAACTTAATTGTTATGGTGAACGAATCTTCTCACCTTTTATTTCTATTTATTATAGATTTAACTAGGGTTTATATTAGCTTCTCAAGTATAAAAAGTGAAAAACAGTTAAAGAAGAAAGAAGATTGAACTGTATGTAAATCCAAATTCAAGACCAAAATATATTTATCTAAGAGACGTTACCATTTAATATTAACATCTTTTTTGTCTTGGAGGATTACCATGTGGAAAGAATTAAAAATTGAAAGCTGGCATGAGTTTAATGATGTGATTTCTCATCTGCATTACAATGAATGGATATTTAGGGGCCAAAGAAATTCCGTTTGGGACTTGCAATCCTCTCTTTATCGTGAAGTTCAAAAAGTTATCGATCAGCCAACAAATACAGATTGCGTTATGATTGAAAATAAGATGGTTAACGAATTTTATTCATCATCACACCTTTATTCATCTTTAGAATTTCAAGTGCCCAGTAAAGAAAATGAAAAAGATTGGATTAATTTTCGTTTAGAGCCCTTGTCTGTTATGCAAGATTACGGAACACCCACTCGATTATTAGATTGGACTCGCTCCCCATACATTGCTGCATTTTTCGCTTTGGATGGTGCAGAAGATGATTTTAGTATTTACGCATTAAACGTAAAGGAACTAGAACAATTTGATAATAATAGGTATGGAGATCACTTTTTTAACTATAAACGAGCGATTTTTTCACCTGAAACAATAACTGAAATATTCATTTTTCGTTATGATCCTTATCAAAAAAATGAACGTCTTCGTATTCAACAAGGCGTATTTCTCGTCCCCAGCTTAATCAATAAGACAATGGATGACATTCTAAAGGTTTACAACATTAAGAATAGTAAGCTACACGGCAAGGAAGTAACATATAAGCTTGTTTTCAACAAAGAAAACCTCCAAGATTATTGGTACAAACTTATGCAAATGAATATAACACACGAGACAATTTATCCTGGCCTTGAAGGTTTTTGCCGATCCCTAAAACTTCATATTCTTCTTTAAAATGGTGCCGCCGCGCCTTTAACACTGCATTTTATTAAGGTGCTTGGCACCGCTCACAAAGCGGTTTCCTTTTACGAAGAATCGCCACGGATAATGCTTAGCTTCACCACTATTATCTATTCCGACCCGTGGTCCAACAACAATTTCCTCAGGAGCTACTACTTTCCCTTCAGCAATAAATAATGGACGTTCAAAAAACGGTCGACCGTAATCTTCTTTAACGATCCCGAGCGCTTTCGTTAGTTTCCCAGGTCCACTTGTTAAGTCGCGATCTTTTTTTGCTTTTTCACGTCTTTCGTACATCAACTCAATCCCTGTATACGGTTCAAGCGCCCGAATTAACACCGCTTCAGGGTGATTTTCTGCACCACTCACAACATTGACGAGACAATGGGTATGCATTACATACGTATATACATATCCAGGTGGACCAAACATCACTTCCGTTCGTTTCGTCCGGCGATTATTGAAACTATGCGCTGCTTGATCAACTGGTCCAATGTACGCTTCCGTTTCAACAATCCATCCTGAAGCTGTACCCTTATCAGTTTCTTTCACTAATAATTTTCCAATCAAAAACTTTGCCAACTCTAAAGTAGATCTTTCATAAAAAGATGCTTGTACAGGTTCAAACGTCATAACTTCTGCACCTCCTATTTTAGAATAAACATAGTCTATCGCCAAAAGTCGTAAAAAT
This window encodes:
- a CDS encoding DNA-3-methyladenine glycosylase, with translation MTFEPVQASFYERSTLELAKFLIGKLLVKETDKGTASGWIVETEAYIGPVDQAAHSFNNRRTKRTEVMFGPPGYVYTYVMHTHCLVNVVSGAENHPEAVLIRALEPYTGIELMYERREKAKKDRDLTSGPGKLTKALGIVKEDYGRPFFERPLFIAEGKVVAPEEIVVGPRVGIDNSGEAKHYPWRFFVKGNRFVSGAKHLNKMQC
- a CDS encoding FRG domain-containing protein; the encoded protein is MWKELKIESWHEFNDVISHLHYNEWIFRGQRNSVWDLQSSLYREVQKVIDQPTNTDCVMIENKMVNEFYSSSHLYSSLEFQVPSKENEKDWINFRLEPLSVMQDYGTPTRLLDWTRSPYIAAFFALDGAEDDFSIYALNVKELEQFDNNRYGDHFFNYKRAIFSPETITEIFIFRYDPYQKNERLRIQQGVFLVPSLINKTMDDILKVYNIKNSKLHGKEVTYKLVFNKENLQDYWYKLMQMNITHETIYPGLEGFCRSLKLHILL